From a single Silene latifolia isolate original U9 population chromosome 6, ASM4854445v1, whole genome shotgun sequence genomic region:
- the LOC141587604 gene encoding uncharacterized protein LOC141587604, with amino-acid sequence MDRLPNHLTRRSALRLMTWNVQGAGSNAFLSMLKELIRINTPHVVALVETHISDAVAQRVCDKINFQGKTRVEATGFSGGIWLFWHPEEVTVTPIIHHPQHVTVEITRVGEVPWYYSTVYASPNVTKKEELWRELESFARTHDRPWLAMGDFNDTRYIHERNGLSDGMRRRCNKFNAWCENNNWIDLDYSGPDHTWSRGLTASTRQWARLDRAMCNSEWRTMFAEGSLRHLMQNQSDHCPIIVSTTGFAPIPKVLRPFRFQAAWMCHAHFLEFVDSNWSNERPLFPFIHDFANLIQDWNKNMFHNIFARKRSLERRLLGIQKRLSNRGPNYLFKLELKLKKQLDEVLREEELLWFQKSRMEAICNGDRNTRFFHLSTIIRRKHNRIEGLQDAS; translated from the coding sequence ATGGATCGTTTACCTAATCATTTAACTCGTCGATCAGCCTTGAGGTTGATGACCTGGAACGTTCAAGGAGCAGGTAGTAATGCCTTTCTTTCTATGCTCAAAGAATTAATTAGAATCAACACACCTCATGTCGTAGCTCTAGTCGAAACTCATATCAGTGATGCTGTCGCGCAACGAGTATGCGACAAAATCAATTTTCAAGGGAAAACTAGAGTGGAAGCAACGGGGTTTAGTGGTGGGATATGGCTGTTCTGGCATCCTGAGGAAGTCACCGTCACCCCTATTATCCATCATCCCCAACACGTTACGGTTGAGATTACCCGTGTAGGTGAAGTACCTTGGTATTATTCGACAGTGTATGCAAGCCCGAATGTTACTAAAAAAGAAGAACTATGGCGGGAGCTAGAGTCGTTTGCCCGAACCCATGATAGGCCGTGGTTGGCCATGGGGGATTTCAATGATACTCGTTACATCCATGAACGTAATGGGCTTAGTGATGGAATGCGGCGGAGATGTAACAAATTTAATGCTTGGTGCGAGAATAATAACTGGATTGACCTCGACTATTCTGGACCGGATCATACATGGTCTCGAGGGCTTACTGCTTCTACTCGTCAATGGGCTAGGTTAGATCGGGCCATGTGTAATTCGGAATGGCGTACAATGTTTGCGGAAGGATCTTTACGACATCTTATGCAAAATCAGTCGGACCACTGCCCTATAATTGTAAGTACTACTGGTTTTGCGCCCATCCCCAAAGTCCTTAGACCATTTCGTTTTCAGGCTGCGTGGATGTGTCATGCTCATTTTTTGGAATTTGTGGACTCGAATTGGTCTAATGAACGGCCTTTATTCCCCTTTATCCACGATTTTGCAAACCTTATACAAGACTGGAATAAGAATATGTTTCATAATATCTTCGCAAGAAAGAGAAGTCTTGAAAGGAGGCTACTTGGCATTCAAAAACGTCTTTCTAATAGAGGGCCCAATTATTTATTTAAATTGGAGCTTAAACTAAAAAAACAGTTGGATGAAGTCCTAAGGGAAGAGGAGCTTTTGTGGTTTCAAAAATCTCGTATGGAAGCTATATGCAATGGGGATAGAAACACACGCTTTTTCCATTTGAGCACGATTATCCGGCGAAAGCATAACCGAATTGAAGGATTGCAAGACGCATCATGA
- the LOC141587605 gene encoding uncharacterized protein LOC141587605, protein MESLSNGGSPSFAINRGMSFNITNNEAYEEESDVDIEDNDIANDPMCPTILLTKAEKIKIRRHWKDTLITKMFDKNIGYFTLLRQIKKKWALKGGLSLMDVGFSFYVARFTNKEDYEHVISQGPWMIGDHYLTIRKWVPNFVATDEPIRHLTTWIRIPCLSVEYYHEDILRKIGSKVGKVIRIDKPTALAERGQFIRMSVEVDLTKPLL, encoded by the coding sequence ATGGAGTCTTTAAGTAATGGAGGATCGCCATCTTTCGCTATCAACCGAGGCATGAGTTTCAATATCACAAATAATGAGGCTTATGAAGAGGAGTCTGACGTTGACATTGAAGACAATGATATCGCTAATGACCCAATGTGTCCTACTATTCTTCTTACGAAGGCAGAAAAAATCAAGATCCGAAGGCATTGGAAGGATACACTCATCACTAAGATGTTTGACAAAAACATCGGATATTTTACATTACTACGGCAGATAAAGAAGAAATGGGCTCTCAAAGGCGGTCTATCACTCATGGATGTCGGGTTTTCTTTCTATGTGGCGAGGTTCACTAACAAGGAGGATTATGAACACGTGATATCTCAAGGCCCTTGGATGATTGGGGATCATTACCTCACCATTCGGAAATGGGTTCCTAACTTTGTTGCTACGGATGAACCTATTCGTCATCTGACTACATGGATACGAATTCCTTGTTTATCTGTTgaatattatcatgaggatatcTTGAGGaagattgggagcaaagtgggAAAAGTAATCCGTATTGATAAACCAACTGCCCTAGCGGAAAGAGGCCAGTTCATTCGCATGAGCGTCGAAGTGGATTTAACAAAACCTTTGCTTTAG
- the LOC141587606 gene encoding uncharacterized protein LOC141587606, protein MARSKKNNKNSKNSHQKNTKNSQKKDDFSLNSSNKKGKSHHRKLQFSSQELEDDLEMILEEEEIDHVEPVPPPPATTSVQPLIQITKDDVARQIQFWPSSIFCYVLVRFKTKEQQQFVLNNGHLLFDNKPVIVKEWIQDTELIKHDVKRIPIWMKLYGLDVKYWGLECLKKLSGVVGGFIKCDDATVHRNFLGFARIMIEVDIGQEFPIVITFLNEYGVSKQLKVVYDWLPLQCTACKGLGHPTENCRKGMTKPAVRKIWKPKVVPTQKQQKPAPKPVVDKIRRKNFWMIVVYGLNKAADRLPLWDSLRVYHSMTNGPWIVAGDFNSVMAVNERIGGAPISHAEIRPMLQTIQDCLIYLEEERQKKGSSFKYYNMWSLASTYNDILRSGWQQPVQGTPMFRVVQKLKGLKVGLKTLNKDHFADIENLTHVAELSLNHFQQLLVDDLLNEDLCHSERDCARNLDELLKARDQFLRQKAKGDWMQREDDNTAYFHASIKNRRANNRVYQVKDINNQLCSTPETIQKAFEDYYKIMLGSSKSVKPLNKRIVKYGNCLTPEHCSLLTAPVTREEVRLAMFSILGTKAPGPDGYSSQFFKDNWSVVGADVISAVQSAFQSGKVLSQCNATIITLIPKVPIPDNVMQFRPISCCNTLYKYLSKVICTRLEKLLPHIINPSQSAFVKGRDIVGNILICQDLVRLHKRKSCSPRILMKLDLQKAYDSVEWNFVEDMLRATGFPEQFTQLLVQCFTTPTFSLSVNGESFGYFRGKRGLRQGDPLSSLLFTLCLEYLNRILLVTQNHSKFKFHPLCNRIKLSYLCFADDLILFCKGERASVGLMLQAVKLFSKSSGLSMNCSKSSFYYNVIDAHLVTEIERAIGMKRGTVPFKYLGVNVSPKRLSVMDCNILVDKIVDRIRGLGSGKLFYVGRLVLIKAVLSSLHSYWSRIFILPKTVIGKLEAICRSFLWYGNDTKESPMLVSWETEETHEHLFFSCEFSQRCRGLVSNVCLLELPHSEVIQWWVHLRDYSACRKKIIAVILASLMYNIWNARNVSRVDGLVIRPECIPQRVKNQMKMRVGQLQIKSRNATALTLID, encoded by the exons ATGGCTAGATctaagaaaaacaacaaaaattcTAAGAATTCAcatcaaaaaaacacaaaaaattcacaaaaaaagGATGATTTCAGTCTGAATTCATCTAATAAGAAGGGAAAATCGCATCACAGAAAGTTGCAATTTTCTTCGCAAGAACTTGAAGATGACTTAGAGATGATACTAGAGGAGGAAGAAATTGATCATGTTGAACCAGTCCCGCCACCTCCAGCAACAACGAGCGTCCAACCACTGATCCAAATTACTAAGGATGATGTTGCCAGACAGATACAATTCTGGCCATCCTCTATTTTCTGTTATGTGCTTG tcagatttaaaacaaaagagcAACAACAATTTGTTTTAAATAATGGTCATCTACTTTTCGACAACAAGCCTGTTATTGTTAAGGAATGGATACAGGATACTGAATTAATCAAGCATGATGTTAAACGTATTCCAATTTGGATGAAATTATATGGTTTGGATGTTAAGTATTGGGGATTAGAGTGCCTAAAGAAATTGAGTGGAGTGGTAGGCGGGTTCATCAAGTGTGATGATGCTACCGTTCATAGGAATTTCTTAGGGTTTGCTAGGATAATGATTGAGGTGGATATTGGGCAAGAGTTCCCTATTGTTATTACCTTTCTCAATGAATATGGAGTGTCTAAACAGCTTAAGGTGGTGTATGATTGGCTCCCATTACAGTGCACTGCTTGTAAGGGTTTAGGACATCCGACTGAGAACTGTAGAAAGGGAATGACTAAACCTGCGGTCAGGAAAATCTGGAAACCTAAGGTAGTACCTACACAAAAGCAGCAAAAACCTGCTCCTAAACCA GTGGTTGacaaaattagaaggaaaaatttTTGGATGATTGTTGTGTATGGACTAAACAAAGCTGCTGACAGGCTTCCTTTATGGGACAGCTTAAGAGTTTATCACAGTATGACTAATGGACCCTGGATTGTTGCTGGGGACTTTAACTCTGTGATGGCAGTTAATGAAAGGATTGGTGGGGCTCCTATTTCTCATGCTGAGATTAGACCTATGCTGCAGACTATTCAGGACT GCCTCATTTACCTTGAAGAAGAAAGACAAAAGAAAGGTAGTTCGTTTAAATATTACAATATGTGGTCTTTAGCCTCTACCTACAATGACATTCTTAGGTCTGGATGGCAACAGCCAGTTCAGGGCACTCCTATGTTTAGAGTGGTGCAGAAATTGAAAGGGTTAAAAGTTGGGTTAAAAACGTTGAATAAAGATCATTTTGCAGACATAGAAAACCTCACCCATGTAGCTGAATTGTCCCTAAATCATTTTCAACAATTGCTGGTTGATGACCTACTAAATGAAGATCTTTGTCACTCTGAGAGAGACTGTGCAAGGAATTTAGATGAGTTACTGAAGGCCAGAGATCAATTTTTGAGACAGAAAGCAAAGGGAGATTGGATGCAACGTGAAGATGATAATACGGCCTATTTCCATGCTAGCATTAAAAATAGAAGGGCTAATAATCGAGTGTATCAGGTGAAGGATATCAATAATCAACTATGTTCTACCCCTGAGACCATCCAGAAAGCCTTTGAGGATTACTATAAGATTATGTTAGGCTCTTCTAAAAGTGTAAAGCCTCTCAACAAGAGGATTGTCAAGTATGGAAATTGCTTAACTCCTGAACACTGTTCTCTCTTGACTGCTCCTGTCACAAGGGAAGAAGTCAGGCTTGCTATGTTTAGCATCCTTGGGACAAAAGCCCCAGGACCTGATGGGTATAGTAGTCAGTTCTTCAAGGACAATTGGAGTGTTGTAGGAGCCGATGTCATTTCTGCTGTCCAGAGTGCATTTCAGTCTGGGAAAGTGTTGAGCCAATGCAATGCCACTATTATCACTCTAATCCCAAAGGTCCCTATACCTGATAATGTTATGCAATTCAGGCCAATTTCATGTTGCAACACATTGTATAAATATCTCTCTAAAGTGATATGTACCAGATTGGAAAAGTTGCTTCCTCATATTATCAATCCTTCTCAAAGTGCTTTTGTTAAGGGCAGGGATATTGTAGGGAACATACTGATTTGTCAGGACCTGGTTAGATTGCACAAGAGGAAGAGTTGTTCTCCCAGAATACTGATGAAATTGGACCTACAAAAGGCATATGACTCAGTTGAATGGAATTTTGTAGAAGATATGTTGAGAGCCACTGGTTTCCCTGAACAGTTTACCCAACTCCTGGTTCAATGCTTCACCACTCCCACTTTCTCTCTGTCTGTTAATGGAGAAAGTTTTGGATATTTTAGAGGCAAAAGAGGACTTAGACAAGGGGATCCCCTCTCCTCCCTTCTCTTCACTCTTTGTCTAGAATATCTCAATAGAATTCTTTTAGTGACTCAGAATCACAGCAAGTTCAAATTTCACCCACTTTGCAACAGAATCAAACTGTCCTATTTATGTTTTGCTGATGATCTCATCCTCTTTTGCAAGGGGGAGAGAGCCTCTGTAGGATTGATGTTACAAGCTGTTAAGCTGTTCTCTAAGTCATCTGGTCTATCCATGAACTGTAGTAAGTCAAGCTTCTATTATAATGTTATTGATGCTCATTTGGTGACTGAAATTGAGAGAGCCATTGGTATGAAAAGAGGAACTGTCCCATTTAAATATTTGGGGGTGAATGTCTCACCAAAAAGATTATCAGTAATGGACTGTAACATTCTGGTGGATAAGATTGTTGATAGGATCAGGGGTCTGGGTTCTGGGAAGCTTTTTTATGTTGGACGTCTTGTTTTGATAAAAGCAGTTCTCAGTTCCTTGCACAGTTATTGGTCTAGAATTTTTATCCTCCCCAAAACTGTCATTGGAAAACTGGAGGCTATTTGTAGATCTTTCCTGTGGTATGGCAATGACACCAAGGAAAGTCCAATGCTGGTTTCTTGGGAGACA GAAGAGACTCATGAACATCTTTTCTTTTCCTGTGAGTTCAGTCAAAGATGTAGAGGATTGGTCTCTAATGTGTGTTTGCTTGAGCTACCACATTCAGAGGTGATTCAGTGGTGGGTACATTTAAGAGATTATAGTGCCTGCAGGAAGAAGATCATAGCAGTGATTTTAGCCAGCTTAATGTACAATATTTGGAATGCACGCAATGTTAGCAGGGTGGATGGACTTGTCATTAGGCCTGAATGCATACCGCAGAGGGTCAAAAACCAGATGAAAATGAGAGTAGGGCAACTACAGATCAAAAGTAGAAATGCTACTGCATTAACTTTGATTGATTAG
- the LOC141587608 gene encoding F-box/kelch-repeat protein At3g23880-like, producing MKSKQSSSNEYIPPKVFTQILVNLPVKSLLRFRCVCKSWRTILDNPDFVDMHIQFYNHQNKINSDKILSLEGLGLYGRGGCLLTLRKADTLCKTSQIFECPDSYYLHGSCNSLLLISRPQNFLYEGMRLYNPSIRKSLLLPRCPLLPRYECHTTYVLGFVPRTKDFKVIAISLKRPGVVISEMRLAVYTLSDQRWVVRDNGFNFDCLSNTHSFGPCYFSEGATHWLGKDPCENNSNRDWKPTHLVSLDFDTESFTFLKLPHASPEAQRRLFLLGESLTFFCISPVSLKIWVLKYESGMREWTLWFSGPSSSDGFNMFFHWGCRTRLLYYKGDGEHGGTLVYENKSYNIATCEVQSIAKPSFYVELETYSESLILCKGYKVEDMPSSPFCLDK from the coding sequence ATGAAGAGCAAGCAATCATCTTCAAATGAATACATACCCCCTAAAGTGTTTACTCAAATCCTCGTAAATTTGCCGGTTAAAAGCCTATTAAGATTCAGGTGCGTATGCAAATCTTGGCGCACCATTCTCGATAATCCTGATTTCGTTGACATGCATATTCAATTTTACAACCACCAAAATAAGATTAATTCGGATAAAATATTATCCCTCGAGGGTTTGGGACTCTATGGACGAGGTGGATGCTTGTTGACACTTCGTAAGGCCGACACTCTTTGTAAAACCAGTCAAATTTTCGAGTGCCCTGATAGCTACTATCTTCATGGAAGTTGTAATTCTTTACTTTTAATAAGCCGCCCTCAAAACTTCTTGTATGAAGGAATGAGATTGTATAACCCTAGTATTAGAAAATCATTGCTACTTCCTCGTTGTCCACTTTTACCACGTTACGAATGCCATACAACATATGTACTTGGATTCGTACCTCGCACTAAGGATTTTAAAGTCATTGCAATCTCATTAAAGCGTCCAGGTGTAGTCATTTCAGAGATGCGTCTTGCAGTTTACACACTTAGTGATCAAAGATGGGTTGTTAGAGATAACGGCTTCAATTTTGATTGTTTGTCCAATACACATTCGTTTGGGCCCTGTTATTTCTCTGAAGGCGCAACTCACTGGCTTGGAAAAGATCCATGTGAGAATAATAGTAATCGAGATTGGAAACCGACTCATCTTGTTTCCCTTGATTTTGATACGGAAAGTTTCACCTTTTTGAAACTGCCACATGCCTCGCCTGAAGCACAAAGGCGCCTGTTTCTTCTTGGTGAGTCACTCACGTTTTTCTGCATTTCTCCTGTTAGTCTCAAAATATGGGTGTTGAAATACGAGAGTGGAATGAGAGAGTGGACTTTATGGTTTTCAGGTCCTTCGAGTAGCGATGGATTTAATATGTTCTTTCATTGGGGTTGTAGAACAAGGCTGTTGTATTATAAGGGTGATGGTGAGCATGGTGGCACTCTTGTTTATGAGAACAAATCCTATAATATTGCTACTTGCGAAGTACAGTCAATTGCAAAACCTAGCTTTTATGTAGAACTGGAAACATATTCCGAGAGCTTAATTTTGTGCAAAGGATACAAAGTCGAGGATATGCCATCTTCCCCTTTTTGCTTGGATAAATAA